The Bos indicus x Bos taurus breed Angus x Brahman F1 hybrid chromosome 21, Bos_hybrid_MaternalHap_v2.0, whole genome shotgun sequence genomic interval TCTCGCCCTATGTGGGGGCCTCTCTCCTGTGATTAAGGGTGTCAGGCACTCTTCATTTCTATGGGCACAAATGACTGTTACAACAAGTCCTTCTGCAAACATTACAATGTggacagaggacttccctggtggcacagtggataagaacctgcctgccaatgcaggggacgtgtgttcgatccctggtccaggaagattccacatgccaaggagcaactaagcccatgtgtcacaactactgagcccatgctctggagcctgtgctctgcaacaagagaagccaccacactgagacTTCTGTGTACAGCAacaaagagaagcccccactcactgcaactagagaaagcccatgcacagcaatgaagaaccagcacagccaaaaataaataaataaaaattatttttaaaatgtgggcaTAAAACACCATCATGCTCTTGGGCCCCACATCACACTAGCTGCTGATATGGAGCAAAATACAATAACTTCTCGCCTTCACCTTTATACTGATTAAGtcatttttcctttgcatttgctCTGAAGCATAACTGCTAACTGAGATGCTTTTTTGCGTGGTCACGCTGGGACATGTTTGTTTATGGTATGTATGTCTAATGATGGCAGCTGGCCCTGTGTATATAAGAAGAATGGAAAGGCCTCCTAGGCGTTTGCACAAGCTCATTCTACTCGCACCTGAGGAGACCAGTTACTTCTGAAGGGAGATGTCATAATGGGCCATCATAAAGCAGCTCCTTCTCGGGACCCATGGAGAGTGAGCCCCACAGTTGGGTCACCCCATACTGGAAGAAAGTAAACCTCTGTAAAGAACTTGAAGAAGAACTTGAAATTGTTAACTAGGGAACCAGCTACAGAGGTTACTTTAAAACTCTTAAATCCTGACCATCCATATGAAATTCAGTTAGCAAAAGACATTGAACATTTTAGaatttgatttttgaaaagtaatcCCTCCAGTTAAATTCTTGATAATGCATTgctgtgtttgtatgtatatatatatacacacacacacagattttaatttttgaggagtTTTAGGCTCGTATagaagttgcaaaaataatacAGACAGCTCCCATGTATCTTTCACTCTACTTCCTCCAATATATTGTTTTGCATAATCCTAGTTATGATATCAAATAGTCAGTCAACCATCTAAACCAGAAAGCTGATATTGGCACTGTGCTAATCCATAGATGTTATTCAGATTGTACTAGTTTTTACATGCactgtttttgtgtgtggttttggttttttgctttttgtggtGGTTGTATAgttctatggcttccctggtggcactagtggtaaagaacctgcctgccactgcaggagacagaagaggcggcagtttgatccctaggtcaggaagatcccctggaaaaggaaatggcaacctactccactattcttgcctggagattccatggacagaggagcctggtgggctaggatccatggggttgaagggacttagcacgcaaACAGGCATATAGTTGTGTAAAATGTTATCACTAATACAGATTTGCATAACCACAGTTACTCCTATTCCCTTTACTTGCAGCCCTGGACAATCacaaatctattttctgtctctatggatttatctCTTTTGGACCTTTCATACgactggaatcatacaatatgtggcattttgtaactggcttatttctttcagcataaagttttcaaggtccatccatgttgcagcatctTTTAGGCCTTCATTACTTTTTATGTcacagtaatatttcattgtacaagTATACCATATTTTGCTTATTCACTCATCAGTTGATGGTCATTTGGATCATTGCTTcttggctatcatgaataatgctgttGTGAACATTCTCACACAGGTTTTTtctgtggacatatgtttttacTTCTCGTGGGAATATACCAAGCAGTAGAATCCTGGTCACATGGTAACTCTTACATTTTGAGGAACCATTGCAACTTGTGTGCCTTCATGTGTAGAATGAAAGCTCAGGCCAGCTTCCATGAACAGAACCTTAATCTATTAatgttttggtggtggtttagtcactaagtcatgtccaacacatgaccctcatggactgcagcctgccaggttcctctgtccatgggatttctcaggcaagaatcctggagtgggctgccatttccttctccaggggaatcttccccacccagggattaaacccacatctcctacattgcaggtggattctttactgattgagccaccagagaagtccaattaATACTTTATGCTTTGCAATTAAAAGTCCTTGTTAAAATCAGAAAGGTGAAAATCATTCTATCAGACAACCGAAATCACCCTCTAGGCTGTGTCCTGGAAGGTTTTATGTGATgccacagacatttatttctgtgtCATCAGTACTGGAAAGGAGTACTGAAAGAAGTTCTGgatctttttattaaaacaaaaatcaatgcTGTCttgaagttccttttttttttttggccgtgcagtagggcatgtgggatcttgttccctgccTGACAAGGGATCTAACACACGTCCCTttcagtggaagcacagtgtcttcatcactggaccaccaggaaagcccctgaaaCTCATTCTTAAAGAGTGTGGTTGTGGTACCAGATATTTTGATTAGACCATTATTCATCCTTCTTACCACTGCTCAGAGCAAAGCGTGTTCTTACCTTGGAAGTAAAGAAAAAGGCAGGTGAGCAGGTAAGGGCAGAATTCCTCCAGATGAGAGCAAAAAGCACAGAACGCCTCCGGCCCTTTGGAGCCCAGCTTCAGGAAGAAAGCGTCCACTTTCTGCTGAGAGCCAGCCCGGGAGAGGATCTgggtgccctcctgcagggagaACAGGCCATCGTACACCAGATGTGGAAGCACCGAGCCCACGTCCAGGGCCCGCAGCGCCCTCTCTCGGTAACTCCCGGGGATCTCCGCGAGCAGCTGGGCCcgcctctccctttctctccgcGCCCTCGGCTCGCAGTGGTAGAACCAAGAGTCGGCGCCTCTCTCTGCTGCCCTGGCACGCGGAGGGCCCAAGAAACCGCTCCCCCCCGGGCCTGGCGGCTCCTCGACCTCCGCGGGCACCGTCCACACCGCGCGGGCATCTGCAGGCCGACTCATCCCGCCGTCCGGAGAGACTGCAGTTCTGCGGGGAGGGCTGGGATTAAACCTGCAGTGCTGGCGGTCGTGCCCTAAGAGGATTGCGCTGCACTGTGAACCCCTTGTGGGGGTgaacatgaaaagaggagccaGAGGCAGCCTGACTGAATCCCCTCCCGCTGAAATTCCTCCTCCGGTTCCCAGGTGAGCACTCTCATCCCATCCCAGGTGACCCCTACATCACTCCACGCCCCCCACCATAACACATTTACAGgtgacttggaaaatacagaacgaAGCTACATACAGTTCAAGtattgttgttcattgttcagtcgtTTCaggctctctgcgaccccacggactgcagttcaccaggcttccatgccctccactatctcctggagtttactccaaTTCATGTCCAACGAGTTggtcatgctatctaaccatttcatccgctgccacccccttctcctcctgccctcaatctttcctagcatcagggtcttttccaatgagtcagctcttcacatcaggtgaccaaagtattgtagcttaagctttagcatcagttcttccaatgaatatccagggttgatttcctttaggattgactggtttgatcttgctgccttctccaacaccacagtttgaaagtatcagttcttcagcactcagccttctttatggtccttgTTTATGGTCTCTCACATCctcacatggctactggaaaaaccatagctttgactacatacacttttgttggcaaagtgatgtctctgctttttgatatgctgtctagtcttgtcatagcttttcttccaaggagcaagcatcttttaatttcctggctacagtcaccaatttgccttgattcatggacctaacattccaggttcctatgaaatactgttctttacaggaTCTGTAAAGTTCTTTACAGGACTTtacctccatcaccagtcacatccacaactgggtattgttatattgtcactctgcttatctaacatatgcagaatacatcatgcgaagtgccaggctgcatgaagcacagctggaatcaagattcctgggagaaatatcaataacctcagatatgtagatgacaccacccttatggcagaaagtgaagaagaactaaagagcctcttgatgaaagtgaaagaggagcgtgaaaaagttggcttaaaactcaacattcagaaaactaagatcatggcatccggtcccatcacttcatggcaaatagatgggaaaataatggaaacagtgagagactatttttttggactgcagatgatgactgcagccataaaattaaaagatgcttactccttggaagaaaagttatgaccaacctagacagcatattaaaaagcagagacattacttggccaacaaaagtccgtctagtcaaaggtatagtttttccagtagtcatgtatggttgtgagagttcgactataaagaaagctgagcactaaagaattgttgcttttgaactatggtgttggagaaaactcttacaagtcccttggattgcagggagatccaaccagtccatcctaaaggaaatcagtcctgagtattcgttggaaggactgatgctgaagctgaaactccaatactttggccatctgatgtgaagagctgactcattggaaaggcccctgatgctgggaatgattgaaggtgggaggagaagggggcaacagaggatgacatggttgggtggcatcactaacccaatggacatgagtttgagcaagcttcgggagttggtgatggacagggaggcctggaatgctgcagtccatggggtagcaaagagtaggaaacgactgagcaactgaactgaactatagtcaccatccacagtaattttggagctcaagaaaataaaatctgccactgtttccattttttcccaatctgtttgtcatgaagtgatgggacttgatgccatgatcttaattccactatatattacaagtattttttaaatagataaattaagatttttagttggagtttcaatatcaaaccctcaaaaattaatagaatgagtagacagaaaagtagaaggatatagcaGAACTGGAGAGCACTGTGGACCAATTCATCATAATAAAGATgtatacagttttcacacaacagtaggatacaaattctattcaagttcccatataCTATAAACCAGGAGGTACTAgtacatatccagggacataaaagaaggtgcaaaaatttcatggtctaaaggtattgaaatcacacagagtctgttctcttatcattgtggaattatgttagaaatcaatatcaaaagatatttgaaaataatccacACATTTACAactgcaatgtgacatttaccaagagagatctttgacttagccattgaaagcctcaataaagttaaagactgaaaaaacacaggtGATTgtgagaagaaagcatttaaatgagaaattaacatcaaagatactttaaaaacccAAGTCCAAATGATTATTTTGAACATCACAAATGTAACAGGCTCACGGTCTGCACTGAAGGGTCTCCTTGTGACACTGGAAGCTGTGTCAGGACCTGGCTACTGATCTCTGGCTACTGATCTCTCTGGCCTTCTCTGTGCCCttgtgaagtgaagaagtgaagtgaagaagaactaaagagcctcttgataaaagtgaaagaggagagtgaaaaagttggcttaaagttcaacattcagaaaactaagatcatggcatctggttccatcacttgatggcaaatagatggggaaacagtggaaacagtggttgactttatttttctgggctccaaagtcactgcagatgttgattgcagccatgaaactaaaagacgcttactccttggaagaaaagttatgaccaacctagacagcatattaaaaagcagagacattactttgccaacaaaggtctgtctagtcaaggct includes:
- the LOC113879577 gene encoding uncharacterized protein LOC113879577, with protein sequence MFTPTRGSQCSAILLGHDRQHCRFNPSPPRRTAVSPDGGMSRPADARAVWTVPAEVEEPPGPGGSGFLGPPRARAAERGADSWFYHCEPRARRERERRAQLLAEIPGSYRERALRALDVGSVLPHLVYDGLFSLQEGTQILSRAGSQQKVDAFFLKLGSKGPEAFCAFCSHLEEFCPYLLTCLFLYFQERTRGALQDSAAAEQKAKAGGQPEKLHRVLELEDLESLQLFNKGTPGCVGTKLPDGLRAEASGSLQLSEGKAPTVSYRETMSYLESVSYRETFGYCETVNYHETVSYRETFGYRKAVSYQKTIS